A genomic region of Fodinisporobacter ferrooxydans contains the following coding sequences:
- a CDS encoding acyl-CoA dehydrogenase family protein, protein MKNNTLHDELRQGVRAICKNFPDSYWRELDAQHAYPEQFVNALTNSGYLTALIPEEYSGAGLGITEASIILEEINRSGGNAGACHAQMYTMGTLLRHGSDKQKQEYLPNISDGSLRLQAFGVTEPNTGTDTTQLKTTAVRKGDKYVVNGQKVFISRAEHSDLMILLVRTTPLDQVKKRTEGLSVLLVDLRDAVGNGLTIRPIRTMMNHATTELFFEDLEVPVENLIGEEGKGFRYILDGMNAERILIASECIGDGKWFVERATNYANQRVVFQRPIGQNQGVQFPIARAYVNVEAADLMRFRAAELFDAGQKCGTEANMAKLLAADASWEAANAALQTHGGFGFAEEYDIERKFRETRLYQVAPISTNLILSFVSEHVLGLPRSY, encoded by the coding sequence ATGAAAAACAATACGTTACATGATGAACTGAGACAAGGTGTACGGGCCATTTGCAAGAACTTCCCAGATAGCTATTGGCGTGAATTGGATGCACAACATGCATACCCAGAACAGTTTGTAAATGCTTTAACAAACTCTGGCTATTTAACTGCACTTATACCGGAGGAATATAGCGGCGCGGGTTTAGGCATAACGGAAGCTTCAATCATCCTGGAAGAGATTAATCGTTCGGGCGGAAATGCGGGGGCATGCCATGCACAGATGTACACAATGGGGACTTTACTAAGGCATGGTTCTGACAAACAAAAGCAGGAGTATCTGCCGAATATCTCTGATGGCTCTTTGCGTTTACAAGCTTTTGGGGTAACGGAACCAAATACGGGAACAGATACAACACAATTAAAGACGACTGCTGTACGGAAAGGTGATAAATACGTTGTTAATGGACAAAAAGTATTTATTTCAAGAGCTGAACATTCGGATCTCATGATACTTCTCGTACGGACTACACCACTTGACCAGGTGAAAAAGCGTACGGAAGGCCTCTCGGTATTACTCGTTGATTTACGCGATGCAGTTGGTAATGGTTTAACAATACGCCCCATCCGAACCATGATGAATCATGCAACAACAGAATTGTTTTTCGAAGATTTAGAGGTGCCAGTCGAAAACTTAATTGGGGAAGAAGGAAAAGGTTTTCGCTATATCTTGGACGGCATGAATGCAGAAAGAATTTTAATTGCCTCTGAATGTATTGGAGATGGCAAATGGTTTGTCGAACGGGCAACCAATTATGCAAATCAACGTGTCGTTTTTCAGAGACCGATTGGTCAAAACCAAGGAGTGCAATTTCCGATTGCAAGAGCTTATGTAAATGTAGAAGCAGCGGATCTCATGCGTTTTCGTGCAGCCGAACTTTTTGATGCTGGTCAAAAATGTGGCACTGAAGCAAATATGGCCAAATTGTTGGCTGCTGATGCATCCTGGGAAGCAGCAAATGCGGCGTTGCAAACACATGGTGGTTTCGGGTTTGCCGAGGAATACGATATTGAGCGTAAGTTTCGGGAAACTCGGCTTTATCAAGTAGCTCCTATTTCAACGAATCTCATTTTATCATTTGTTTCTGAACACGTACTAGGATTGCCACGTTCCTATTAA
- a CDS encoding type II toxin-antitoxin system RelE family toxin, protein MSSGYKLTYHKEAVKFIAKQEKVIQERIAQGLKGLLTVPPVGDIKRMKGQAGIYRLRIGTLRLLFEIQHSEKIVYIRAIDSRGGIYK, encoded by the coding sequence GTGAGTTCGGGCTACAAGTTGACTTACCATAAAGAAGCTGTGAAATTTATTGCCAAACAAGAGAAAGTCATTCAAGAGCGGATCGCGCAAGGGCTGAAAGGCTTACTTACCGTCCCGCCAGTTGGCGACATTAAACGGATGAAGGGTCAAGCTGGAATATACCGTCTGCGGATTGGCACGTTACGCCTTCTCTTTGAGATACAGCACAGTGAGAAAATTGTTTATATACGTGCCATCGACTCTCGCGGTGGGATATATAAATAA
- a CDS encoding SCO family protein: protein MQTKNRIVRVASAIVVATLLVGGWSWYHTRQIAVQTEQKYQQLMALTRLNNPIVQAPDFKLTDQNGKTITLSSLRGKIVVLEFMDPECTDICPIVSQEIIKTNQLLGNKSSQVEFLAVNVNQYHESQKDIMGFSKEQGLNKLSNWHFLTGTTSELQSIWKAYGIEVISNPSGDVQHSAFMYFIDKGGTEVYLANPDNSKITIPEWSQGISYVTNKLM, encoded by the coding sequence TTGCAGACAAAAAATCGTATTGTAAGAGTAGCTTCAGCGATTGTAGTCGCTACTTTGCTTGTTGGAGGCTGGTCGTGGTACCATACACGGCAAATCGCTGTACAGACGGAGCAAAAATATCAGCAACTCATGGCATTGACTAGATTAAACAATCCTATTGTTCAAGCACCTGATTTCAAATTGACTGATCAAAACGGAAAAACTATTACCTTATCATCGCTTCGTGGGAAAATCGTGGTACTCGAATTCATGGACCCAGAGTGTACGGATATCTGCCCAATTGTATCACAAGAAATCATCAAGACGAATCAGCTCTTAGGGAATAAGTCATCTCAGGTTGAGTTTCTTGCAGTAAACGTGAATCAGTACCATGAGTCGCAAAAGGACATAATGGGATTCTCCAAGGAACAAGGACTTAATAAGCTATCAAACTGGCACTTTTTAACTGGAACGACCTCTGAATTACAATCCATCTGGAAGGCATATGGAATAGAAGTGATTTCGAATCCCTCCGGGGATGTACAACACAGTGCGTTTATGTATTTCATCGACAAGGGTGGAACTGAGGTCTATTTAGCAAATCCGGACAACTCAAAGATCACAATTCCCGAATGGAGCCAAGGAATCAGTTATGTCACGAATAAATTGATGTGA
- a CDS encoding FAD-binding oxidoreductase: MLRRGKEPELTGRIVVPGNPQYKTARREFNLFFNRFPRVIVFAQETRDVVNAVRWARHHNVPIRMRSGRHNYEGLSVVNGGIVIDVSDMNQVEINRRRGTATVQTGVRDFDLEETLGSDGLVVPGGLCPTTGIAGFTLGGGQSALSRPLGLIIDSLLELEMVDANGRVLHANADRNSDLFWASRGGGGGNFGICTTFRFRTHPIDTVAYANIGWDLRDLEPVLRTWQQYTLPGADERLTPLLSIFNGLQSSSSKQQSTESFPLLMQGVFLGTAAKLRQLLQPLLRAGSPRQVFVEEIPWTAAIKRIAATQPDSPLPFKSVGPFVNRLLPDKGIDTIRRFINKPPTASVSVFFHGLGGAVAKVPNRATAYFYRKALSNMSLFATWNTPEGAAQGIRWIENFRRAMLPFTQGVYVNTPDLSIKNWPQAYYGGNFARLTRVKSKYDPENIFHYPQSIPPAHR, from the coding sequence TTGTTAAGACGTGGTAAAGAACCTGAGCTGACCGGACGCATCGTCGTACCAGGAAACCCGCAATACAAGACGGCTCGCCGGGAGTTCAACCTGTTTTTTAACAGGTTCCCGCGGGTGATCGTTTTCGCCCAAGAGACGAGAGATGTCGTCAACGCTGTGCGCTGGGCGCGTCATCATAACGTGCCGATCCGTATGCGCTCAGGCCGCCACAACTACGAGGGTCTGTCGGTCGTCAACGGGGGGATCGTGATCGACGTTAGTGATATGAATCAGGTGGAGATCAACCGCAGGCGTGGCACCGCCACGGTGCAGACCGGCGTGCGGGACTTCGACCTGGAAGAGACGCTTGGTTCCGATGGGTTGGTGGTGCCGGGCGGTCTCTGCCCTACCACGGGCATCGCCGGGTTTACTCTGGGCGGCGGTCAGAGTGCCCTATCCCGTCCGTTAGGTCTGATTATCGACAGCCTGCTTGAGTTGGAAATGGTCGATGCCAACGGCCGAGTGCTCCACGCCAATGCCGATCGCAATTCGGATCTGTTCTGGGCCTCACGTGGGGGCGGCGGCGGCAATTTCGGCATCTGCACCACCTTCCGCTTCCGCACGCATCCCATTGATACTGTCGCCTATGCCAATATCGGCTGGGACTTGCGTGATCTGGAGCCGGTGCTGCGGACCTGGCAGCAGTATACCCTCCCTGGCGCCGACGAGAGGCTCACTCCCCTCCTCTCGATTTTTAACGGATTGCAATCAAGTTCCTCAAAACAACAGTCTACAGAGTCTTTCCCACTGCTGATGCAAGGGGTCTTCCTCGGTACGGCTGCAAAGTTGCGCCAGTTACTGCAACCACTGCTTCGAGCCGGCTCACCACGGCAGGTGTTCGTCGAAGAGATCCCCTGGACTGCGGCGATAAAACGGATAGCGGCAACCCAACCGGATTCCCCCCTACCCTTCAAGAGTGTAGGCCCCTTCGTTAATCGCCTGCTGCCGGACAAGGGCATCGACACAATTCGCCGGTTCATCAACAAGCCACCCACCGCCTCGGTATCCGTCTTTTTCCACGGCCTGGGTGGGGCGGTGGCCAAGGTACCCAATCGGGCTACGGCCTACTTCTACCGCAAGGCGCTATCGAACATGTCACTCTTTGCGACCTGGAATACACCGGAAGGAGCTGCCCAAGGTATTCGCTGGATAGAGAACTTTCGCAGGGCAATGCTCCCCTTTACCCAAGGTGTTTACGTCAATACACCAGACCTTTCAATCAAGAACTGGCCGCAGGCGTACTACGGAGGCAACTTTGCTCGGTTGACACGGGTAAAGAGTAAATATGATCCGGAGAACATCTTTCATTATCCTCAGAGCATACCGCCCGCTCATCGATAG
- a CDS encoding hydroxymethylglutaryl-CoA lyase, with amino-acid sequence MFFPKKVEIIEVGPRDGLQNEKIPVSTEQKKELIRQLVEVGFKRIETTSFVHPKWVPQMADAYEIATYCNEIGLKYIALTPNLRGLERAIDVGVPQIAVFIGASTTFNKKNINKSTEESLLECIPLFEKAKAHNIFIRAYISMAFTCPFQGNVSFEEVNQVCKRFVELGADEIDIGDTNGFANPKLVYERFSRLRELYPKSTFVGHFHDTRKMALANTLAALQAGIDKFDSAIGGLGGCPYSPGATGNLATEDLVLMLSEMGIETGIQYEQTKQVSPYAKSLSSRDR; translated from the coding sequence ATGTTTTTTCCTAAAAAAGTCGAGATCATCGAGGTTGGACCTAGGGATGGCCTGCAAAATGAAAAAATCCCTGTCTCAACAGAACAAAAAAAAGAGCTGATACGCCAACTGGTGGAAGTAGGGTTTAAAAGAATTGAAACAACGTCCTTTGTCCACCCTAAATGGGTTCCACAGATGGCAGATGCTTATGAGATTGCAACATATTGTAATGAAATAGGGTTGAAATATATAGCATTAACTCCTAATTTGCGTGGATTGGAACGGGCCATAGATGTGGGTGTACCGCAAATCGCGGTCTTTATAGGTGCCAGTACTACATTTAATAAGAAAAATATTAATAAATCAACAGAAGAATCTTTACTTGAATGTATCCCATTGTTTGAAAAAGCGAAAGCACACAATATATTCATTCGGGCATATATATCAATGGCATTTACGTGCCCTTTTCAGGGCAATGTATCATTTGAAGAAGTGAACCAGGTATGTAAGCGGTTTGTTGAATTGGGTGCGGATGAAATTGACATAGGCGACACGAATGGATTTGCCAATCCCAAACTCGTATATGAGCGTTTTTCAAGATTACGAGAATTATATCCGAAATCTACCTTTGTGGGCCATTTCCATGATACTAGAAAAATGGCATTAGCAAATACACTTGCGGCATTGCAAGCTGGAATTGATAAATTTGATTCAGCGATCGGTGGTTTGGGTGGATGTCCGTATTCGCCGGGAGCAACTGGTAATCTGGCAACAGAAGATTTGGTACTGATGCTGTCAGAAATGGGTATTGAAACTGGAATTCAGTATGAACAAACCAAACAAGTCAGCCCATACGCTAAATCTCTTTCTTCCAGGGATAGATAA
- a CDS encoding enoyl-CoA hydratase/isomerase family protein — protein MSFVQLSRVGTNRTIAELILDRPEARNAFNTEMARQLLEICREIANTDIRAVILTSSNHKAFCAGADLKERNGMTEEAWREQHRLFEEMFYAIADLPQPVIAAVDGYALAGGFELILNCDMIVAANTATFGLPEVTRGIMPGGGGTRLLAKRVGVHRAKEWLCTGRHVSAAEADRAGLLNRLTDSENLKLAALELAEMISQNAPIAVQNCKAAVESLFGTKDAEARVEELVYYNRCIETEDRLEGVKAFVEKRAPEFKGR, from the coding sequence ATGTCATTTGTTCAGTTGAGCAGAGTTGGAACAAACAGAACTATTGCTGAATTAATTTTAGATCGGCCTGAAGCCCGAAATGCATTTAATACCGAAATGGCGAGACAACTATTAGAGATATGTAGAGAGATAGCAAATACAGATATACGAGCAGTAATTCTTACTTCTTCCAATCATAAAGCATTTTGTGCAGGGGCCGATCTTAAAGAGCGAAATGGTATGACAGAGGAAGCATGGCGTGAACAACATCGATTATTTGAGGAAATGTTTTATGCTATTGCTGATCTTCCGCAACCCGTGATAGCGGCAGTGGATGGTTATGCACTCGCAGGTGGTTTCGAATTGATATTAAATTGTGACATGATAGTGGCCGCAAATACTGCGACATTTGGTTTGCCAGAAGTTACACGCGGTATTATGCCGGGTGGTGGTGGAACTAGGTTATTAGCAAAACGGGTTGGGGTTCATAGAGCAAAAGAGTGGCTTTGTACAGGACGACATGTAAGCGCTGCAGAGGCTGATCGTGCTGGACTCCTGAATCGATTGACAGATTCCGAAAACCTTAAATTAGCCGCACTTGAACTGGCTGAAATGATTTCACAAAACGCACCGATTGCCGTTCAAAATTGCAAAGCAGCAGTTGAATCGTTATTTGGAACGAAGGATGCTGAAGCACGCGTTGAAGAACTGGTTTATTACAATCGTTGTATAGAAACGGAAGATCGTTTGGAAGGTGTTAAGGCTTTTGTTGAAAAACGGGCTCCAGAATTTAAAGGAAGATAA